A region of the Flavobacteriales bacterium genome:
AGAAATTTCTCATAAGGAATAAGAACAGTGCGTGTTTCGGGTTCGTTATTTCTTGGTGTTGTGTTATCACCCACATTGGCCGGTGTTCCTGTGAGTAAAATCTCCGTCTTTTTAATATCACTGGTATATAAATCGCTGTAATCAATCACTTTTAAGTCGTGCATAAACGTGAATTTCACATTGGAGTGCGCGACTTTTTCTTCCGGATCAGGTGAGAGGTCCACCACCTTTTTTTCTTCAACTTTATTGATGGAAATATTGTCGTTATCTGTAATCTCTACTGGAGTTGGAATGGTTTGTGGTTGATCTTTTAATGTTTTTTGATACGTGATTTGCTCCTTTTCTTCAATCGGTTCAGTAGCTTCAATTTCCTTTATTTCATTTTCAATTTTTTCTACCTGTTGGGTTTTTTCAGGGCTTTCTTTTACGGCAAGTAACTCAGGTTGCTTTTGCTCTTTGTTTTGTAAAAGGTACACAATACCCGTAATGGCTACTACTGAAATGATGGCTGTTATTCCAAAGTAAATTTTATAGTAATTCACTGTTCCGCCTTTTCCGGAAAGAAAATCGGGTTTTGCAGGAACATTTTTCAGTAATGCGGGATTCTTCGAGTAAATTTCAATGGCTTCCATGTTCATTTCATTGGACGCAATTTTTTTCTCAACCGCTTTTAACGATTCTCCCTTTAGTTTACCTGAAAGGTAATCGCTGATCTCTTGTTGACTAAGAGAACCCTGATCTTTTAATATGTCAGAAGTTCGTTTCATGGCTTTTGCTCAATAGAATCTTCAGGTTTCGTTTCCCGTTTTGTATGTGACTTTTCACTTTGTTCAAATCGAATCCGGTGATGTCTGCAACTTCCTGGTAGGACTTATCCTGAAGATAGAATAATTCAATACATGTTTTTTGTTCGGGATTGAGTTGGTTTATTGCATCCGGAAGTTGATTCAAAAGGTCCTCGGTCAGTTGAATTTCTTCCTGCTGTTCTTCCAATAAATGTTCTAACTCATCAATGTCTTTTTCTTTTCCTTGATTATTGCTTTTTCGTAAAAGCATTAAACAGTGATTTCGTGCAACGGAGTGTAACCATGATTTGAAATTTTCGATGGAATGTAATTTAAGATCATGCATTAATTTTTCGAAAATATTCAAAACGGCATCTCTGCTTTCTTCAGTGTTTTTTAAATATTTCATACAAACCGCAAACACTAAATGAGCGTGTCTCTCGTAGAGCACACCCACTAGTGATGGATCACCGACAGAGGAATATTTTTTTACGATTTCCTCATCGCTTTCACCTGTGATTTGTTTTTTTCTGAAGAACATGCTGCAATATATGCAATTATCACTCTTCTGTTTCTCCTTCCGAAGGAGGATTATTGTTGGTTAGCTTCTCTCCAGAGGTCGAAGTAACTCTTGGTTTCAACCATAATCACCCCACTGGTTACATCACCATATTTGGCTGGAACGCCTCCGGTATAAATGGTCAGACTTCCAATAGCAACTCCAGGCAAATGAATATTTCCGCTTGTCACTTTTACACCATCAATGAAATATATACTGGCATCTGATCGTGATCCACGCACATAGGCATCACCGGATTCGGTGACCATAATTCCGCCCGACATGGATGCAGAAAGTTTCTTGAGGTCGCGTAGATTCGGATTGTTTTTAATTTGCTTGTAATCGACAGTTTGAACGGATGTTTCTTCGGGATTGATTAAGGGGTTTTTATAATCAATTACAACAACGTCATCCAACATCTCATTGCTTAGAAATATATCAGGAAGCATGGTGGTTTGATTGGGATTAACCCTGATTTCTATAATTTTTTTCATCCCGGTGTAGGAGATAGTAAGACTATATGAGCCGGGATCTAGCGGTTTAAGTGTAAATCGTCCGTCTAAATCTGTAGTTGTACCGATCATTTGGTCGCCTACCATCACAAACACATTAGCATTCGGTAGGGTTTCTTTGGTTAAACTATCAATCACCTGTCCTTTTACTGCACCATGGTTTTGTGCATTTAAATTTTGTTGTACAATCATCACCATCCCGATGATGAATGTTACGATGTGGATTTTTGTTTTCATGATCTTTTGTTTCTTCATGGATGCACAAAAACAAAAAAATCCATACGGAATGTATGGATTTAAATAAAAAATACTGTAAATCAGTGTCTTATAAAGGTTTAATCTTCTGCGGCTACGACTTCTTTAACTTCAGGGAGCATCGATTTCATTAATTGTTCAACTCCGTTTTTTAGCGTGACCATCGAACTAGGACACCCACTGCATGATCCGCGCAAAACCAAATGCACTGTTCCTTCATCGAAACTTTTAAAGTGAATGGCACCTCCGTCGTTTTCTACTGCGGGACGAACATATTCATCGAGAATAGAAATGATTTTAGAATCTAATTCTGAGCTGGGTTGTGCATGAGATGCTTGTCCTAACATCGAGAATTTTTTTACTTCTCCTTCTCCTTTTTTGGGTTCCGGAAATTTAGTTACTGCAAGTACATTTTTTCTGAGGTAGTCAAGAATAAATTCTCTCAACTCCATCGTAATAAAATCCCATGCGATGCTGTCATTTTTGGTTACCGTTACAAAATTGGTGGTGATAAATACGCTTTTTACAAATGGAAATTTAAATAACTCTTCTGCAAGTGGGGATGAATTTTTTGCTTCTTCTGCACTGCTGTATTCTGCAACACCATCAATTTGAACAATGGGTCGGTCGGCCACAAACTTCATGGTTGCGGGATTGGGAGTCATTTCCGCGTAAACATTAGTGATCTTGATATTCTCTTCCATGGCACAAAATTAAGCAATTATAAAGCTGAAAAACAGGATTACAAGTTAAACTGCTTTTTGTTTTGAAATTGGTCTTTTTTTTCGTTAATTTTGTACTATGAAAACAAAGGCAAATCTGTTTAAACACTTCACCCTCTGGGTGATGTTGCCCTTGTTTGTATTCATGAATACGGGTTTTAGCCTTTATAGGCACGATTGCCGCATGAGTGGTTCTTCCTTTTCATTTTTTCAGGCAGAAGATGGATGTTGTGTAAAAAAGGTGAAGGCAGAGAAAAAATGCTGCGCGGTTAAAAACAAAACAAAGCTTGCCAAAAAGAAAAAATCCTGTTGCTCTCAGGAACTGATTACAGCTCAATACCGCTTTGAAGCAACAAATCATTCAAAATCTTCAATCCAATTATTCCCTACCGCAATAGTATTAAGCGAATCTGTTTTTTCATTTGATCTGTTTTGGGACAGTCAACTTGAACAGTTTTGCGACAGCTCACCTCCTGGTTATACAGGGAGAGAAATTCTACTCAAAAAACGACAGCTTATAATTTGAATTTGTTCTGACAGGCAAAGCCTGGTTTTTGTTTAACATCAAAATCTCAGAACATGAAATTTATTTTTTCAGGAGTATTATTGCTTCTCCTGACCCATTTTTCATTTGGACAGAAAATTGAGGGTACTGTATATGGAATAAATAGTTCCGGTAATAAAGAAGTATTACCTGGAGTGAACATTTATTTTGTTCCCGGAAATGTGGGGACTGTTTCAGACTCACAAGGAAAATTTTCTATATCCAATCCCACAGCTGAACCCGTTAACATCGTTTTCAGTTTTATTGGTTATGCGAATGATACACTGCTGATTTCTGCTTCAGATACCACACTCGAAGTGATATTGAAAGAATCAAGGATATTGGATGAGGTCTCCATTGAAGTAACGCAATCGACCACTCAAATTTCTATGCTTAAGCC
Encoded here:
- a CDS encoding tetratricopeptide repeat protein, which translates into the protein MKRTSDILKDQGSLSQQEISDYLSGKLKGESLKAVEKKIASNEMNMEAIEIYSKNPALLKNVPAKPDFLSGKGGTVNYYKIYFGITAIISVVAITGIVYLLQNKEQKQPELLAVKESPEKTQQVEKIENEIKEIEATEPIEEKEQITYQKTLKDQPQTIPTPVEITDNDNISINKVEEKKVVDLSPDPEEKVAHSNVKFTFMHDLKVIDYSDLYTSDIKKTEILLTGTPANVGDNTTPRNNEPETRTVLIPYEKFLKETMEEFSNNRYKSALKNFTLILQQYPEDLNASFYGGLCYYNLGKFDKAITNFNRCINHSFSTFSEEAEWYKALSLMKSGNKAEANALLEEIIQQNGFYAKKAQEIKKN
- a CDS encoding sigma-70 family RNA polymerase sigma factor, translating into MFFRKKQITGESDEEIVKKYSSVGDPSLVGVLYERHAHLVFAVCMKYLKNTEESRDAVLNIFEKLMHDLKLHSIENFKSWLHSVARNHCLMLLRKSNNQGKEKDIDELEHLLEEQQEEIQLTEDLLNQLPDAINQLNPEQKTCIELFYLQDKSYQEVADITGFDLNKVKSHIQNGKRNLKILLSKSHETNF
- a CDS encoding TonB-dependent receptor, with the protein product MKTKIHIVTFIIGMVMIVQQNLNAQNHGAVKGQVIDSLTKETLPNANVFVMVGDQMIGTTTDLDGRFTLKPLDPGSYSLTISYTGMKKIIEIRVNPNQTTMLPDIFLSNEMLDDVVVIDYKNPLINPEETSVQTVDYKQIKNNPNLRDLKKLSASMSGGIMVTESGDAYVRGSRSDASIYFIDGVKVTSGNIHLPGVAIGSLTIYTGGVPAKYGDVTSGVIMVETKSYFDLWREANQQ
- a CDS encoding NifU family protein, with product MEENIKITNVYAEMTPNPATMKFVADRPIVQIDGVAEYSSAEEAKNSSPLAEELFKFPFVKSVFITTNFVTVTKNDSIAWDFITMELREFILDYLRKNVLAVTKFPEPKKGEGEVKKFSMLGQASHAQPSSELDSKIISILDEYVRPAVENDGGAIHFKSFDEGTVHLVLRGSCSGCPSSMVTLKNGVEQLMKSMLPEVKEVVAAED